One genomic window of Glycine max cultivar Williams 82 chromosome 16, Glycine_max_v4.0, whole genome shotgun sequence includes the following:
- the LOC100789951 gene encoding glyceraldehyde-3-phosphate dehydrogenase GAPCP1, chloroplastic, producing MAANSLLRSSLLAPSSSDLSKVFTNASGCNLKSKGLQTSIFGTSIQCDSLVLQNCNARHIQRIKATATEIPLPTQQSRSTGKTRVGINGFGRIGRLVLRVATSRDDVDVVAINDPFIDAKYMAYMFKYDSTHGPFKGTIKILDDSTLEINGKQVKVVSKRDPAEIPWSDFGAEYVIESSGVFTTVEKASSHLKAGAKKVVISAPSADAPMFVVGVNEKTYNPKMDIVSNASCTTNCLAPLAKVVHEEFIIVEGLMTTVHATTATQKTVDGPSMKDWRGGRGAAQNIIPSSTGAAKAVGKVLPELNGKLTGMAFRVPTPNVSVVDLTCRLKKNASYEDVKAAIKYASEGPLKGILGYTDEDVVSNDFVGDSRSSIFDAKAGIALSASFVKLVSWYDNEWGYSNRVLDLIEHMALVGAQN from the exons ATGGCCGCTAACTCGCTCCTCAGATCCTCGCTTCTCGCTCCTTCCTCCTCCGATCTCTCCAAA GTATTTACCAATGCCTCGGGTTGTAATTTAAAATCCAAGGGATTACAGACCAGCATTTTTGGTACTTCAATTCAATGTGACTCCTTAGTCTTACA AAATTGCAATGCTCGTCACATCCAGCGTATTAAAGCCACAGCAACGGAAATCCCTCTCCCCACCCAGC AATCAAGGAGCACTGGGAAGACAAGAGTTGGAATCAATG GTTTTGGTAGGATTGGAAGGTTGGTGTTACGTGTAGCTACTTCccgagatgatgttgatgttgttgcAATTAATGATCCATTTATTGATGCAAAATATATG GCATACATGTTCAAATATGATTCTACTCATGGTCCATTCAAGGGGACCATTAAGATTTTGGATGACTCTACTTTGGAAATTAATGGGAAGCAGGTTAAAGTGGTGAGCAAAAG AGATCCTGCAGAGATCCCATGGAGTGATTTTGGGGCTGAATATGTCATTGAGTCTTCTGGAGTTTTTACAACAGTGGAGAAAGCTTCATCACATTTGAAG GCTGGTGCCAAGAAAGTTGTAATATCAGCTCCATCTGCAGATGCACCAATGTTTGTGGTAGGAGTGAATGAGAAGACATACAACCCAAAAATGGACATTGTTTCTAATGCAAGCTGTACAACGAATTGTCTTGCTCCTCTTGCCAAG GTGGTTCATGAAGAGTTTATAATAGTTGAAGGTTTGATGACAACAGTACATGCAACAACAG caaCACAAAAGACTGTAGATGGTCCTTCTATGAAGGATTGGCGAGGAGGAAGAGGGGCAGCTCAAAATATAATTCCAAGTTCAACTGGTGCTGCGAAG GCTGTTGGGAAAGTTCTTCCAGAGCTAAATGGAAAACTCACTGGGATGGCATTCCGTGTTCCGACTCCCAATGTTTCTGTGGTGGACTTGACTTGCCGGCTTAAGAAGAATGCATCCTATGAAGATGTTAAAGCAGCAATAAA GTATGCCTCAGAGGGACCACTGAAAGGAATCCTTGGGTACACAGACGAGGATGTTGTCTCTAATGACTTTGTTGGTGATTCAAG GTCGAGTATCTTTGATGCTAAGGCTGGCATTGCGCTTAGTGCTTCCTTTGTTAAGCTGGTTTCGTGGTATGACAATGAGTGGGGTTACAG CAACCGAGTATTGGACCTTATAGAGCACATGGCATTGGTGGgagctcaaaattga
- the LOC106796402 gene encoding linoleate 13S-lipoxygenase 3-1, chloroplastic-like: MVEVHTKKPLQFKVRAVVTVRNKIKEDFKETMLKHLDAINDSIETRNVVLELISTEIDPKTKSPKKSSKAAGQRNPMSKQRVNYTTEFIVDSNFGVPGAITVTNKHQREFFLESITIEGFFSGAVHFPCKSWVQGERIFFSNKGV, from the exons ATGGTTGAAG TGCATACAAAGAAACCATTGCAATTCAAGGTCAGAGCTGTGGTGACAGTGAGGAATAAGATCAAAGAGGATTTCAAAGAGACTATGTTGAAGCATTTGGATGCCATCAATGATAGCATAGAAACAAGAAATGTTGTGCTGGAGCTTATCAGCACCGAGATTGATCCAA AAACGAAATCTCCAAAGAAGAGCAGCAAAGCAGCTGGTCAAAGAAATCCAATGTCAAAGCAGAGAGTTAATTATACAACTGAATTCATTGTGGACTCGAATTTTGGAGTCCCTGGAGCTATTACTGTGACAAACAAACACCAAAGAGAGTTCTTCTTGGAAAGTATAACCATCGAAGGGTTTTTCAGTGGAGCAGTCCATTTCCCCTGCAAGTCGTGGGTACAAGGAGAGAGGATATTCTTTTCTAACAAG GGAGTGTGA